A region from the Nocardioides plantarum genome encodes:
- the hsaC gene encoding iron-dependent extradiol dioxygenase HsaC: MTIDIKSMGYIRVASTDLDAWARFAGKVLGLGAGRGPHPDHQYWRIDQVSARLVVFPSDVDQLDCVGWELADPRALQEAREHLQKAGVEFEEGTREELDERRVQELVRFRDPWDNVFELFHGITYESHPLVTPYAATFVTGDQGMGHVVLPVLDDVEALHFYSDVLGFRLRDSMSMPGEFVGKEPGSKVWLRFLGVNPRHHSLAFLPMPNASKCVHVMLEVDRLDDVGRALQRVTKHKAPLSATLGRHMNDEMVSFYVRSPGGFDVEFGTEGLTVDDARWVARESTAVSYWGHDFGGGN; the protein is encoded by the coding sequence ATGACGATCGACATCAAGTCCATGGGCTACATCCGGGTGGCCTCCACCGACCTCGACGCCTGGGCGAGGTTCGCCGGCAAGGTGCTCGGTCTCGGCGCCGGTCGCGGACCCCACCCCGACCACCAGTACTGGCGCATCGACCAGGTCTCGGCCCGGCTCGTGGTGTTCCCCTCCGACGTCGACCAGCTCGACTGTGTCGGCTGGGAGCTCGCCGACCCGCGGGCCCTGCAGGAGGCCCGCGAGCACCTGCAGAAGGCCGGGGTGGAGTTCGAGGAGGGCACCCGCGAGGAGCTCGACGAGCGCCGGGTCCAGGAGCTCGTCCGCTTCCGCGACCCGTGGGACAACGTCTTCGAGCTGTTCCACGGCATCACCTACGAGTCGCACCCGCTCGTCACGCCGTACGCCGCCACCTTCGTCACCGGCGACCAGGGCATGGGCCACGTCGTGCTGCCGGTGCTCGACGACGTCGAGGCCCTGCACTTCTACTCCGACGTGCTCGGCTTCCGGCTGCGCGACTCGATGAGCATGCCCGGCGAGTTCGTCGGCAAGGAGCCCGGCTCGAAGGTGTGGCTGCGGTTCCTGGGCGTCAACCCGCGCCACCACTCGCTGGCCTTCCTGCCGATGCCCAATGCGAGCAAGTGCGTCCACGTCATGCTCGAGGTCGACCGGCTCGACGACGTCGGCCGTGCCCTGCAACGCGTCACGAAGCACAAGGCCCCGCTCTCGGCCACCCTCGGGCGCCACATGAACGACGAGATGGTGTCCTTCTACGTCAGGTCGCCCGGCGGCTTCGACGTCGAGTTCGGCACCGAGGGCCTCACCGTCGACGATGCTCGCTGGGTCGCGCGCGAGTCGACCGCGGTGTCCTACTGGGGCCACGACTTCGGTGGCGGGAACTGA
- the hsaD gene encoding 4,5:9,10-diseco-3-hydroxy-5,9,17-trioxoandrosta-1(10),2-diene-4-oate hydrolase gives MPDLFPLSKEATRRSAKAGDLTLNFHEAGVSTSSTTGGPGVGGGLPLVMLHGGGPGASAWSNFGPALPHFAASFRTLLVDQPGFGGSDKPPVVGNFYRHSADHVVRLLDELGIDRVHLLGNSLGGGTAMRLALTYPDRVGRLVLMGPGGLSLNLFHADPTEGVQRLMDFGADPTRDKLRAFISSMVVNQALVTDELVEERFADATAPGAQEAMRSMGMSFWNPETAEDGMLWREAHRLRKHTLLTWGREDRVNPLDGAMVALKLIPKASLHVFPNCGHWAQIEAATEFAEVTTAYLARHVERLDKLDDRKI, from the coding sequence GTGCCCGACCTCTTCCCCCTCAGCAAGGAAGCCACCCGCCGCTCGGCCAAGGCGGGTGACCTCACCCTCAACTTCCACGAGGCGGGTGTCTCGACAAGCTCGACAACCGGTGGACCGGGAGTCGGGGGAGGCCTGCCGCTGGTGATGCTGCACGGCGGCGGACCCGGCGCGAGCGCGTGGTCCAACTTCGGTCCGGCCCTGCCGCACTTCGCGGCGTCGTTCCGCACGCTGCTGGTCGACCAGCCCGGCTTCGGCGGCTCCGACAAGCCGCCCGTCGTCGGCAACTTCTACCGCCACAGCGCCGACCACGTCGTCCGGCTGCTCGACGAGCTCGGCATCGACCGGGTGCACCTGCTCGGCAACAGCCTCGGCGGCGGTACGGCGATGCGCCTCGCGCTCACCTATCCCGACCGCGTCGGCCGGCTCGTGCTGATGGGCCCGGGCGGGCTGAGCCTCAACCTCTTCCACGCCGACCCGACCGAGGGCGTGCAGCGGTTGATGGACTTCGGGGCCGACCCGACCCGCGACAAGCTGCGCGCGTTCATCTCCTCCATGGTCGTCAACCAGGCCCTGGTCACCGACGAGCTGGTCGAGGAGCGGTTCGCCGACGCGACCGCGCCCGGCGCCCAGGAGGCGATGCGCTCCATGGGGATGAGCTTCTGGAACCCCGAGACCGCCGAGGACGGCATGCTGTGGCGCGAGGCCCACCGGCTGCGCAAGCACACGCTGCTCACCTGGGGCCGCGAGGACCGGGTCAACCCGCTCGACGGGGCGATGGTGGCCCTCAAGCTGATCCCCAAGGCGTCGCTGCACGTCTTCCCGAACTGCGGGCACTGGGCGCAGATCGAGGCGGCGACCGAGTTCGCCGAGGTCACCACCGCCTACCTCGCCCGCCACGTCGAGCGTCTCGACAAGCTCGACGACCGGAAGATCTAG
- the hsaA gene encoding 3-hydroxy-9,10-secoandrosta-1,3,5(10)-triene-9,17-dione monooxygenase oxygenase subunit, whose amino-acid sequence MSQAVLDGVRDLLPGLRERADEAERLRVVPEASIKELEETGFFKLLQPKRFDGFESDPIDFYTAVRDIAGACGSTGWVSSVVGVHPWQVALFSDEAQQAVWGEDTNTRLSSSYAPTGKATVAEGGYQLSGKWSFSSGCDHCSWVLLGGLVFNADGQVVDFKTFMVPRDNYTIVDVWHMVGLAGTGSNDIIVDDVFIPEAFTLSMGETGQCRGPGQEQNPSDLYKLPFHSIFTGTITTPIIGLAMGAYAEHVEMQKARSRAAYLGEKASLDPFAAVRIARASSEIDAAWALLVNNIREEQHYVSRGEKIPLRTRLKVRRDQVLGSQRAIDAIDGLFEASGGRALATGTYLQRAWRDAHAGRVHAANDPERALQMFGAHEFGHKVDPGMY is encoded by the coding sequence ATGTCCCAGGCCGTTCTCGATGGCGTTCGTGACCTGCTCCCCGGTCTGCGCGAGCGCGCTGACGAGGCCGAGCGGCTGCGCGTCGTGCCCGAGGCCTCCATCAAGGAGCTCGAGGAGACCGGGTTCTTCAAGCTGCTCCAGCCCAAGCGGTTCGACGGCTTCGAGTCCGACCCGATCGACTTCTACACCGCGGTGCGCGACATCGCCGGGGCCTGTGGCTCCACCGGCTGGGTCTCCAGCGTGGTCGGCGTGCACCCCTGGCAGGTGGCGCTGTTCTCCGACGAGGCGCAGCAGGCCGTGTGGGGCGAGGACACCAACACCCGGCTGAGCTCGTCGTACGCCCCGACCGGCAAGGCGACGGTCGCCGAGGGCGGCTACCAGCTCTCGGGCAAGTGGAGCTTCTCCTCCGGGTGCGACCACTGCTCGTGGGTGCTGCTCGGCGGCCTGGTGTTCAACGCCGACGGTCAGGTCGTCGACTTCAAGACGTTCATGGTGCCGCGCGACAACTACACGATCGTCGATGTCTGGCACATGGTCGGGCTGGCCGGCACCGGCTCCAACGACATCATCGTCGACGACGTGTTCATCCCCGAGGCGTTCACGCTGAGCATGGGCGAGACCGGCCAGTGCCGCGGCCCGGGGCAGGAGCAGAACCCCTCCGATCTCTACAAGCTGCCGTTCCACTCGATCTTCACCGGCACCATCACCACGCCGATCATCGGCCTGGCCATGGGCGCGTACGCCGAGCACGTCGAGATGCAGAAGGCTCGCTCCCGGGCCGCCTACCTGGGCGAGAAGGCCTCGCTCGACCCGTTCGCCGCCGTACGCATCGCGCGGGCGTCCTCCGAGATCGACGCCGCCTGGGCGCTGCTGGTCAACAACATCCGCGAGGAGCAGCACTACGTCAGCCGGGGCGAGAAGATCCCGCTGCGCACCCGCCTGAAGGTCCGTCGCGACCAGGTCCTCGGCAGCCAGCGCGCCATCGACGCCATCGACGGGCTCTTCGAGGCCTCCGGCGGGCGCGCCCTGGCGACCGGCACCTACCTGCAGCGCGCGTGGCGCGACGCCCACGCCGGTCGGGTGCACGCCGCCAACGACCCCGAGCGGGCCCTGCAGATGTTCGGCGCCCACGAGTTCGGCCACAAGGTCGACCCCGGGATGTACTGA
- a CDS encoding alpha/beta fold hydrolase encodes MPPDATLAPLDPDHQVAYLDGGDPDGVPVLGLHGTPGCRYSRWPDDAVYAAAGVRYVTLDRAGYGWSTRRRGRSVATEALSVLAVADHLGLESFAIVGEGAGGPHALACAALLSDRVTRVACRSSPAPVGTGGMQRRDWAAGRPGGDAELRWVAEGEVRVVRELQQQQELTSAALTADPERVRGETVTDEDRDFLRRPEVAERLRLIVREQGLQGVAGAVDDTLALARPWGFPLTAVAAPVLLTHHPADAAPVTHTRWLAARLRGAETSYDGGVDTEAEIAATMRWLAHG; translated from the coding sequence ATGCCGCCGGACGCCACGCTCGCCCCGCTCGACCCCGACCACCAGGTGGCCTACCTCGACGGCGGCGACCCCGACGGCGTACCGGTCCTCGGCCTGCACGGCACCCCCGGCTGCCGCTACTCGCGCTGGCCCGACGACGCCGTCTATGCCGCGGCCGGGGTCCGCTACGTCACCCTCGACCGCGCCGGCTACGGCTGGTCGACGCGGCGCCGGGGCCGCTCGGTGGCCACCGAGGCCCTGAGCGTCCTCGCGGTCGCCGACCACCTCGGGCTCGAGTCGTTCGCGATCGTGGGCGAGGGGGCAGGTGGCCCGCACGCCCTGGCCTGCGCGGCCCTGCTGTCGGACCGGGTCACCCGTGTCGCGTGCCGCTCCAGCCCGGCGCCTGTGGGCACCGGCGGCATGCAGCGCCGCGACTGGGCCGCCGGCCGGCCCGGCGGCGACGCCGAGCTGCGCTGGGTGGCCGAGGGCGAGGTGCGCGTGGTCCGCGAGCTCCAGCAGCAGCAGGAGCTCACCTCGGCCGCGCTCACCGCCGACCCCGAGCGCGTGCGGGGCGAGACCGTCACCGACGAGGACCGCGACTTCCTGCGCCGGCCCGAGGTGGCCGAGCGGCTCCGGCTCATCGTGCGCGAGCAGGGCCTGCAGGGCGTCGCCGGTGCCGTCGACGACACCCTCGCGCTCGCCCGACCCTGGGGCTTCCCGCTGACCGCGGTCGCCGCGCCGGTGCTGCTGACCCACCACCCGGCCGACGCAGCGCCCGTGACGCACACCCGGTGGCTCGCCGCCCGGCTGCGAGGTGCGGAGACGTCGTACGACGGTGGCGTCGACACCGAGGCCGAGATCGCGGCCACGATGAGGTGGCTGGCGCACGGCTGA
- the dmpG gene encoding 4-hydroxy-2-oxovalerate aldolase yields the protein MTTTPVDRDTLTRTWSQTDADSGLDLRLTDTCLRDGSHHKRHQFTAQEVHDIVEALDDSGVPVIEVTHGDGLGGSSFNYGFSRTPEQELITIAAETAKRAKIAFLMLPGVGTKDDIRAAQDNGGQICRIATHCTEADTSRQHFGLARELGLETVGFLMMSHTQPPEVLAQQARIMVEAGNQCVYVVDSAGALVMEQTADRVAAVVAEIGHEATVGFHGHENLGLGVANTVIAARAGATQIDGSVRRFGAGAGNTPLEAFVGVCDKLGWKTGIDFLTIVDASEDVIKPAMPEECQLDRMTLMMGYAGVYSSFLKHAGNAAERYGVSGAKILLEAGRRKLIGGQEDQLIDIALMLQKLDQTEQDKLAANS from the coding sequence ATGACCACCACCCCTGTCGACCGCGACACCCTGACCCGCACGTGGAGCCAGACCGACGCTGACAGCGGCCTCGACCTGCGCCTGACCGACACCTGCCTGCGCGACGGCTCCCACCACAAGCGCCACCAGTTCACCGCGCAGGAGGTGCACGACATCGTCGAGGCCCTCGACGACTCCGGTGTCCCCGTCATCGAGGTCACCCACGGCGACGGGCTGGGCGGCTCGTCGTTCAACTACGGCTTCTCGCGCACCCCCGAGCAGGAGCTCATCACGATCGCGGCCGAGACGGCCAAGCGCGCCAAGATCGCCTTCCTCATGCTTCCCGGCGTCGGCACCAAGGACGACATCCGCGCCGCGCAGGACAACGGCGGCCAGATCTGCCGGATCGCCACCCACTGCACCGAGGCCGACACCTCGCGCCAGCACTTCGGGCTGGCCCGCGAGCTCGGCCTCGAGACCGTCGGCTTCCTGATGATGAGCCACACCCAGCCGCCCGAGGTGCTCGCCCAGCAGGCCCGGATCATGGTCGAGGCCGGCAACCAGTGCGTCTACGTCGTCGACTCCGCCGGCGCGCTCGTCATGGAGCAGACCGCCGACCGCGTCGCCGCCGTCGTCGCCGAGATCGGCCACGAGGCCACGGTCGGCTTCCACGGCCACGAGAACCTCGGCCTCGGCGTGGCCAACACCGTGATCGCCGCCCGCGCCGGCGCGACCCAGATCGACGGGTCCGTACGCCGCTTCGGCGCCGGCGCGGGCAACACGCCCCTCGAGGCGTTCGTCGGGGTCTGCGACAAGCTCGGCTGGAAGACCGGCATCGACTTCCTCACGATCGTCGATGCCTCCGAGGACGTCATCAAGCCGGCGATGCCCGAGGAGTGCCAGCTCGACCGGATGACGCTGATGATGGGCTACGCGGGGGTCTACTCCTCCTTCCTCAAGCACGCCGGCAACGCCGCCGAGCGCTACGGCGTCTCCGGCGCCAAGATCCTGCTCGAGGCCGGACGCCGCAAGCTGATCGGCGGCCAGGAGGACCAGCTCATCGACATCGCGCTGATGCTGCAGAAACTCGATCAGACCGAGCAGGACAAGCTCGCCGCCAACAGCTGA
- a CDS encoding acetaldehyde dehydrogenase (acetylating), which translates to MTRKPPSRKLSAAIVGPGNIGTDLLYKLLRSAADGGSIEPRWMIGVDPASEGLRLAADQGLEASHEGVDWLLKQEELPDLIFEATSAYVHREYAPRYEEAGIVAVDLTPAAVGPAVIPPVNGQEHLAAANVNMITCGGQATIPMVAAVSRAAEPSGGVSYAEIVASVSSRSAGPGTRANIDEFTRTTAAGVETIGGAQRGKAIIILNPADPPMIMRDTIFCAVSPDADRDAIIASVLAMEKAVQEYVPGYRLLQEPQLDEPSDATRGQLKVSVFVEVEGAGDYLPPYAGNLDIMTAAATQVGQHIARHKLAHGG; encoded by the coding sequence GTGACCAGGAAGCCCCCGTCCCGCAAGCTGAGTGCCGCGATCGTGGGTCCCGGCAACATCGGGACCGACCTTCTCTACAAGCTGCTGCGCAGCGCCGCCGACGGGGGGAGTATCGAGCCGCGCTGGATGATCGGCGTCGACCCGGCCTCCGAGGGCCTCAGGCTCGCCGCCGACCAGGGCCTCGAGGCCAGTCACGAGGGCGTCGACTGGCTGCTGAAGCAGGAGGAGCTGCCCGACCTGATCTTCGAGGCCACCTCGGCCTACGTGCACCGCGAGTACGCACCGCGCTACGAGGAGGCGGGCATCGTCGCGGTCGACCTCACGCCCGCCGCCGTCGGGCCCGCCGTCATCCCGCCGGTCAACGGCCAGGAGCACCTCGCCGCGGCCAACGTCAACATGATCACCTGCGGCGGCCAGGCGACCATCCCCATGGTCGCCGCCGTCTCCCGCGCGGCCGAGCCGTCCGGGGGAGTGTCGTACGCCGAGATCGTCGCCTCGGTCTCGTCGAGGTCCGCCGGCCCCGGCACCCGCGCCAACATCGACGAGTTCACCCGCACCACCGCCGCGGGCGTCGAGACCATCGGCGGGGCCCAGCGGGGCAAGGCGATCATCATCCTCAACCCGGCCGACCCGCCGATGATCATGCGCGACACGATCTTCTGCGCCGTCTCGCCCGACGCCGATCGCGACGCGATCATCGCCTCGGTCCTCGCCATGGAGAAGGCCGTGCAGGAGTACGTCCCCGGCTACCGCCTGCTGCAGGAGCCCCAGCTCGACGAGCCGTCGGACGCGACCCGGGGCCAGCTCAAGGTGTCGGTCTTCGTCGAGGTCGAGGGCGCCGGCGACTACCTGCCGCCGTACGCCGGCAACCTCGACATCATGACCGCGGCCGCCACCCAGGTCGGCCAGCACATCGCCCGCCACAAGCTCGCCCACGGTGGTTGA
- a CDS encoding 2-keto-4-pentenoate hydratase: MTSQTTPAASVSAAVDRLATASETRVPCPAVRDLIGTDDLPAAYAVQQGLVRRRLAGGATVVGRKIGATSKAVQDQLGVDQPDFGYLLSDMDVSADDPISMRTLLQPRVEAEVAFVLAADIAPEHEDEITLDLVRTAVGLALPALEIVDSRIAGWDITFTDTVADNASSGLYVVGPRSDGLPLSDIEPRDVDMSLTINGDERSSGNGAACLGDPLEALRWLAVQAHRFGDPLRAGHLILSGALGPFVPFAPGDRVTASISGFAPLTVSFEE, translated from the coding sequence GTGACCTCCCAGACCACCCCAGCGGCATCTGTCTCGGCCGCGGTGGACCGGTTGGCGACGGCGTCGGAGACCCGCGTGCCGTGCCCGGCGGTGCGTGACCTGATCGGCACTGACGACCTGCCCGCGGCGTACGCCGTCCAGCAGGGTCTCGTACGGCGCCGCCTGGCCGGGGGAGCGACGGTGGTCGGGCGCAAGATCGGAGCGACGTCGAAAGCGGTGCAGGACCAGCTCGGCGTCGACCAGCCCGACTTCGGCTACCTGCTCAGCGACATGGACGTCAGTGCCGACGACCCGATCTCGATGCGGACGCTCCTCCAGCCCCGCGTCGAGGCCGAGGTGGCGTTCGTCCTCGCCGCCGACATCGCGCCGGAGCACGAGGACGAGATCACCCTCGACCTGGTCCGCACCGCGGTCGGGCTCGCCCTGCCGGCCCTCGAGATCGTCGACTCGCGCATCGCGGGCTGGGACATCACCTTCACCGACACCGTGGCAGACAACGCCTCCAGCGGCCTCTACGTCGTCGGCCCGCGGTCGGACGGCCTGCCGCTGAGCGACATCGAGCCCCGCGACGTCGACATGTCGCTGACCATCAACGGCGACGAGCGCTCCTCCGGCAACGGCGCGGCGTGTCTCGGCGACCCGCTCGAGGCGTTGCGCTGGCTGGCCGTCCAGGCCCACCGCTTCGGCGATCCGCTGCGCGCCGGCCACCTGATCCTGTCCGGGGCCCTGGGTCCGTTCGTGCCGTTCGCCCCGGGGGACCGGGTCACGGCGTCCATCAGCGGCTTCGCCCCGCTGACCGTCAGCTTCGAGGAGTAG
- the kstD gene encoding 3-oxosteroid 1-dehydrogenase: MRVSTSSTTDGADGLPQEVDVVVVGAGGAGMSAALAAGKRGLETVVLEKSAYFGGSTARSGGGVWIPGNYALVAAGQADSLEESKRYLDSIVGDEVPKVRRDTYVDRGAEVMDFVRAHTPLRFEWVKDYADYHPEAPGGRLKGRSCEPIPMDARFLGAELDRLHPQYAKAPANMIVTQADFRKINLGIRTVRGPVTMAKVLVKRIVSLALRRRMYAMGNAIAIGLRQGLVDADVPVHYETELSGLLIEDGRVAGVKVTRDGVEHVVRARRGVILGSGGFERNLEMREKYQPQPTSVDWTTGSEFNTGGGILAGIAAGADTGLLDDAWWGPTIPLPGGPWFCLAERNLPGSIIVNQAGRRYMNEALPYVEAVHAMYDGEATGVGHVPSWMVIDQRYRNRYLFAGLMPRQPFPGRWYKHGTVKKAATIEELAAEIEVPPDALRETLDRFNGFARTGDDVDFQRGVSGYDKYYSDPSVKPNPSLHVIDQAPFYAVKIVPGDLGTKGGLVTDERARVLRADGSVIEGLYAAGNVSSAVMGHTYAGPGATIGPAIVFGYLAAEDIARGGLETGTSAPSSTIVERETA; the protein is encoded by the coding sequence ATGAGGGTCTCGACGAGCTCGACCACCGACGGTGCTGACGGCCTCCCCCAGGAGGTCGACGTCGTCGTGGTCGGAGCCGGTGGCGCCGGCATGTCCGCCGCCCTCGCGGCCGGCAAGCGGGGCCTCGAGACCGTGGTGCTGGAGAAGTCGGCGTACTTCGGTGGATCGACCGCCCGCAGCGGCGGCGGCGTCTGGATCCCCGGCAACTACGCGCTCGTGGCGGCCGGTCAGGCCGACAGCCTCGAGGAGTCCAAGCGCTACCTCGACTCCATCGTCGGCGACGAGGTGCCCAAGGTCCGCCGCGACACCTACGTCGACCGCGGCGCCGAGGTGATGGACTTCGTGCGCGCCCACACGCCGCTGCGCTTCGAGTGGGTCAAGGACTACGCCGACTACCACCCCGAGGCACCCGGCGGCCGGCTCAAGGGCCGCAGCTGCGAGCCGATCCCCATGGACGCCCGGTTCCTGGGCGCCGAGCTCGACCGGCTCCACCCGCAGTACGCCAAGGCACCGGCCAACATGATCGTCACCCAGGCCGACTTCCGGAAGATCAACCTCGGTATCCGCACCGTCCGCGGCCCGGTCACGATGGCCAAGGTGCTGGTCAAGCGGATCGTCAGCCTCGCGTTGCGCCGCCGCATGTACGCCATGGGCAACGCCATCGCCATCGGCCTGCGCCAGGGCCTGGTCGACGCCGACGTCCCGGTGCACTACGAGACCGAGCTCAGCGGGCTGCTCATCGAGGACGGTCGGGTCGCGGGCGTGAAGGTCACGCGCGACGGGGTCGAGCACGTCGTCCGTGCCCGGCGGGGCGTCATCCTGGGCAGCGGCGGGTTCGAGCGCAACCTCGAGATGCGCGAGAAGTACCAGCCGCAGCCGACCTCGGTCGACTGGACGACGGGCTCGGAGTTCAACACCGGCGGCGGCATCCTGGCCGGCATCGCGGCCGGCGCCGACACGGGCCTGCTCGACGACGCGTGGTGGGGCCCGACGATCCCCCTGCCCGGAGGGCCGTGGTTCTGCCTGGCCGAGCGCAACCTGCCGGGCTCGATCATCGTCAACCAGGCCGGTCGGCGCTACATGAACGAGGCGCTCCCCTACGTCGAGGCCGTGCACGCGATGTACGACGGTGAGGCAACCGGCGTCGGCCACGTGCCGTCGTGGATGGTCATCGACCAGCGCTACCGCAACCGCTACCTGTTCGCCGGGCTGATGCCGCGCCAGCCCTTCCCCGGCCGCTGGTACAAGCACGGCACCGTCAAGAAGGCCGCGACCATCGAGGAGCTGGCCGCCGAGATCGAGGTGCCGCCCGACGCCCTGAGGGAGACGCTCGATCGGTTCAACGGCTTCGCCAGGACCGGCGACGACGTCGACTTCCAGCGCGGCGTCTCCGGCTACGACAAGTACTACTCCGACCCCTCGGTCAAGCCGAACCCCTCGCTGCACGTCATCGACCAGGCGCCGTTCTACGCCGTCAAGATCGTGCCCGGCGACCTCGGCACCAAGGGCGGCCTGGTCACCGACGAGCGGGCCCGCGTGCTGCGGGCCGACGGCTCGGTCATCGAGGGCCTGTACGCCGCCGGCAACGTGTCGTCGGCCGTGATGGGACACACCTACGCCGGGCCGGGCGCGACGATCGGACCCGCGATCGTCTTCGGCTACCTGGCGGCCGAGGACATCGCACGCGGTGGTCTCGAGACAGGCACCAGCGCGCCTTCCTCGACCATCGTCGAGAGGGAGACCGCCTGA
- a CDS encoding MaoC/PaaZ C-terminal domain-containing protein, translated as MPIDPSVAIGADLGERTFSWSASDVLLYHLGIGAGWREGDSLSAAALAYTLDGPGLQVLPSFGVVVPTFHETDPPPLDLPGCDIDLAQVVHGSQSVTVHGPLPTSGTATVSTTLTDIWDKGRAAVIWQEGVARSVSDDGPGEELWTTRSSIFVRGEGGWGGDRGSSTPVELPDRTPDADTSYAVTPQQALLYRLCGDRNPLHADPDFARAAGFPAPILHGLCSYGIVLRELTDALLDGDATRVSGFAAKFAGVVYPGETIRVRGWREDGRIVGTAVVAVGERAGAPVLGDVVLALA; from the coding sequence ATGCCGATCGACCCGAGCGTCGCGATCGGCGCCGACCTGGGCGAGCGCACCTTCTCGTGGTCGGCCAGCGACGTCCTGCTCTACCACCTCGGCATCGGCGCCGGCTGGCGCGAGGGAGACAGCCTCTCGGCGGCGGCGCTGGCCTACACCCTGGACGGGCCCGGGCTGCAGGTGCTGCCGTCGTTCGGGGTCGTCGTACCGACGTTCCACGAGACCGATCCGCCGCCGCTCGACCTCCCGGGCTGCGACATCGACCTCGCCCAGGTCGTGCACGGCTCGCAGTCGGTAACCGTGCACGGGCCGCTGCCGACGTCGGGCACGGCGACGGTCTCGACCACGCTCACCGACATCTGGGACAAGGGCAGGGCCGCGGTCATCTGGCAGGAGGGCGTCGCCCGCTCGGTGTCCGACGACGGGCCGGGCGAGGAGCTCTGGACGACCCGGTCCTCGATCTTCGTCAGGGGCGAGGGCGGCTGGGGCGGCGACCGCGGCTCCTCGACCCCGGTCGAGTTGCCCGACCGCACCCCCGACGCCGACACGTCGTACGCCGTCACCCCGCAGCAGGCGCTGCTCTACCGCCTGTGCGGCGACCGCAACCCGCTGCACGCCGACCCCGACTTCGCCAGGGCCGCGGGGTTCCCCGCGCCGATCCTGCACGGCCTGTGCTCCTACGGCATCGTGCTGCGCGAGCTGACCGACGCCCTGCTGGACGGCGACGCCACCCGGGTCAGCGGGTTCGCCGCCAAGTTCGCCGGCGTCGTCTACCCCGGTGAGACCATCCGGGTGCGTGGCTGGCGCGAGGACGGTCGCATCGTCGGCACAGCCGTGGTGGCCGTGGGCGAGCGCGCCGGGGCTCCCGTCCTGGGCGACGTGGTGCTAGCCCTGGCCTGA